The following are from one region of the Haloactinomyces albus genome:
- a CDS encoding acetyl-CoA C-acetyltransferase yields the protein MPEAYIVDAVRTPVGRRGGALAQTHSADLGAHALAALMNRSGADPAAVDDVILGCCDTIGSQAGDIARTAWLVAGLADHVPGVTIDRQCGSSQQAVHFAAQGVLSGTQDLVVAGGVQNMSAIPISSAMEVGSRFGFSTPFAESPGWLKRYGDQEISQFRSAEMIAEKWDVPREEMEQFAYTSHQRAIVAIDEGRFAAEIEPLGDFGTDEGPRRDTSPEKMAGLNPLAEDGRITAAVASQISDAASAMLIASERAVQEHGFTPRARIHHLSVRGDDPVWMLTGPIPATRHALERTGLSIDDIDLFEVNEAFASVVLAWAQETGADLERVNVNGGGIALGHPIGATGTRLMTTMLNELERRGGRYGLQTMCEGGGQANVTIIERL from the coding sequence GTGCCCGAGGCCTACATCGTCGACGCCGTCCGGACCCCCGTGGGTCGCCGGGGCGGAGCGCTGGCGCAGACACACTCGGCCGACCTGGGCGCCCACGCCCTGGCGGCCCTGATGAACCGCTCGGGTGCCGATCCGGCGGCCGTGGACGACGTGATCCTGGGTTGCTGCGACACCATCGGATCCCAGGCCGGTGACATCGCGCGCACCGCGTGGCTGGTGGCGGGGCTTGCCGACCACGTGCCCGGGGTGACCATCGACCGGCAGTGCGGCTCCAGCCAGCAGGCGGTCCACTTCGCGGCGCAGGGCGTGCTGTCCGGGACCCAGGACCTCGTCGTCGCAGGTGGTGTGCAGAACATGTCGGCGATCCCGATCTCATCGGCGATGGAGGTGGGCAGCCGGTTCGGATTCTCCACGCCGTTCGCCGAGTCGCCGGGCTGGCTGAAGCGGTACGGCGACCAGGAGATTTCGCAGTTCCGCTCGGCCGAGATGATCGCCGAGAAGTGGGACGTCCCGCGCGAGGAGATGGAGCAGTTCGCCTACACCAGCCACCAGCGCGCGATCGTGGCGATCGACGAGGGCCGCTTCGCCGCCGAGATCGAGCCGCTCGGTGACTTCGGCACCGACGAGGGCCCGCGCCGTGACACCTCCCCGGAGAAGATGGCCGGTCTGAACCCGCTCGCCGAGGACGGCCGGATCACCGCCGCGGTCGCCTCGCAGATCAGTGACGCCGCCTCGGCGATGCTGATCGCCTCGGAGCGGGCGGTGCAGGAACACGGGTTCACCCCCCGCGCCCGGATCCACCACCTGTCGGTTCGTGGCGACGATCCGGTCTGGATGCTCACCGGCCCGATTCCGGCGACCCGCCATGCCCTGGAGCGCACCGGCCTGTCGATCGACGACATCGACCTGTTCGAGGTCAACGAGGCGTTTGCCTCCGTCGTGCTCGCGTGGGCGCAGGAGACCGGCGCGGATCTGGAGCGGGTGAACGTCAACGGCGGCGGCATCGCGCTCGGGCACCCGATCGGTGCGACCGGAACCCGGCTGATGACCACGATGCTCAACGAGCTCGAGCGTCGCGGTGGCCGGTACGGCCTGCAGACGATGTGCGAGGGCGGCGGCCAGGCCAACGTCACGATCATCGAACGGCTCTGA
- a CDS encoding NAD(P)H-dependent flavin oxidoreductase has product MIEQLIRTPLTELVGIRHPVVQTGMGWVAGPRLVSATANAGGLGILASATMTHDELAAAIREVKQRTDAPFGVNLRADAGDADERVKLLIDEGVTVASFALAPKREMIAELKEAGIIVIPSVGAARHAEKVASWGADAVVIQGGEGGGHTGNVPTTLLLPTVLEAVDIPVIAAGGFFDGRGLAAALSYGAAGIGMGTRFLLTKDSTVPDTVQRQYLQHDLNGTVVTTKVDGMPHRMLRTDLVAELEEAGPLRRLVPTIRRTLEFKKMNGLSWRRLIADGRAMKHGSDRSWSQMVLAANTPMMLKAGLVEGRTDAGVLASGQVVGVLDDLPTCEELVGRIATEAAEQLRRVGDLLVRPDAPPARRT; this is encoded by the coding sequence ATGATCGAACAGTTGATCCGGACCCCGCTGACCGAGCTGGTCGGCATACGTCACCCCGTCGTACAGACGGGCATGGGCTGGGTCGCCGGTCCCCGGCTGGTCTCCGCCACCGCCAACGCAGGTGGCCTGGGCATCCTGGCCTCGGCCACGATGACCCACGACGAGCTCGCCGCCGCGATCCGCGAGGTCAAGCAACGCACCGACGCCCCCTTCGGAGTCAACCTCCGCGCCGACGCCGGCGACGCCGACGAGCGGGTGAAGCTGCTCATCGACGAGGGCGTCACAGTCGCGTCCTTCGCGCTCGCGCCGAAGCGGGAGATGATCGCCGAACTCAAGGAGGCGGGCATCATCGTCATTCCCTCGGTCGGCGCGGCTCGCCACGCGGAGAAGGTCGCCTCCTGGGGTGCCGACGCCGTGGTCATCCAGGGTGGCGAGGGCGGCGGCCACACCGGCAACGTCCCCACCACGCTCCTGCTCCCGACCGTGCTCGAGGCCGTCGACATCCCCGTGATCGCCGCCGGTGGCTTCTTCGACGGCCGTGGCCTCGCGGCGGCGCTGTCCTACGGCGCCGCAGGCATCGGCATGGGCACCAGGTTCCTGCTCACCAAGGACAGCACCGTGCCCGACACCGTGCAGCGGCAATACCTCCAGCACGACCTCAACGGCACCGTCGTCACCACCAAGGTCGACGGTATGCCCCACCGCATGCTGCGCACCGACCTCGTCGCCGAGCTCGAGGAGGCCGGCCCGCTCAGGCGGCTCGTCCCGACGATACGCCGCACGCTGGAGTTCAAGAAGATGAACGGCCTCTCCTGGCGTCGGCTTATCGCAGACGGCCGCGCCATGAAGCACGGTAGCGACCGGAGCTGGTCGCAGATGGTGCTCGCAGCGAACACCCCGATGATGCTCAAAGCCGGGCTCGTCGAGGGCCGCACCGACGCCGGTGTGCTCGCCTCCGGACAGGTGGTCGGCGTGCTCGACGATCTCCCCACCTGCGAGGAGCTCGTCGGCCGGATCGCCACCGAGGCGGCTGAGCAGCTGCGACGGGTGGGGGACCTACTCGTCCGACCGGATGCGCCACCTGCTCGGCGAACGTGA
- a CDS encoding CoA-transferase subunit beta has product MDATRAEVCAAALADLFEGDGEIMASPMGLLPTLGARLATLTHSPDLLLTDGEAAVLGGVPPLGNSADAVEGWVPFRAVLDVVVPCGKRHVIMGATQVDRHGNQNISCIGDFAQPQRQLLGVRGAPGNTVNNKTSYWVPKHSTRVFVEQVDMVSGIGRKRAEQAGAAATRFHNVHRVVSNLGVLDFHGPDHTLRLASVHPGVTADEVRAASGCDIHTEGDVPETRLPSAAELTLIREVLDPESLRDREVPAA; this is encoded by the coding sequence ATGGATGCGACGAGAGCAGAGGTGTGCGCAGCAGCGCTCGCCGACCTCTTCGAGGGCGACGGCGAGATCATGGCCAGCCCGATGGGGTTGCTGCCCACACTCGGGGCACGGCTGGCCACGCTGACCCATTCCCCCGACCTGTTGCTCACCGACGGCGAGGCGGCGGTCCTCGGCGGTGTTCCTCCACTGGGCAACAGCGCCGACGCCGTCGAGGGCTGGGTCCCGTTCCGTGCAGTGCTCGACGTCGTCGTGCCCTGCGGCAAGCGCCACGTCATCATGGGCGCGACCCAGGTCGACCGGCACGGCAACCAGAACATCTCCTGCATCGGCGACTTCGCCCAGCCCCAACGCCAGCTCCTGGGCGTGCGCGGCGCACCGGGCAACACCGTGAACAACAAGACCAGCTACTGGGTGCCCAAGCACAGCACCCGGGTCTTCGTCGAGCAGGTCGACATGGTCTCCGGCATCGGCCGCAAGCGCGCCGAGCAGGCCGGGGCCGCGGCGACACGCTTCCACAACGTGCACCGCGTCGTGAGCAATCTCGGGGTACTCGACTTCCACGGCCCCGACCACACCCTCCGGCTGGCCTCCGTGCACCCCGGCGTCACCGCCGACGAGGTCCGTGCGGCCAGCGGCTGCGACATCCACACCGAGGGAGACGTCCCCGAGACCAGGCTGCCCTCGGCGGCGGAGTTGACCCTGATCCGCGAGGTGCTCGACCCCGAGTCCCTGCGCGACCGCGAGGTGCCCGCGGCATGA